One window from the genome of Prinia subflava isolate CZ2003 ecotype Zambia chromosome 2, Cam_Psub_1.2, whole genome shotgun sequence encodes:
- the ELOVL4 gene encoding very long chain fatty acid elongase 4 isoform X2, whose translation MQSPFPTLTISTIYLLTVWLGPKWMKTREPFQLRFLLVVYNFGMVLLNFFIFKELFLSSRARGYSYVCQTVDYSDNVYEVRIAAALWWYYVSKGIEYLDTVFFILRKKFNQISFLHVYHHFTMFTLWWIGIKWVAGGQAFFGAQMNAFIHVIMYMYYGLAACGPKFQKYLWWKRYLTILQLVQFHVTIGHTALSIYIDCPFPKWMHWGVIFYAITFIFLFGNFYYRTYKLPKEPVKNGKIANGAVANGVSKPENNAVVENGKKQKKGKAKGE comes from the exons ATGCAGTCTCCATTTCCAACACTGACTATAAGCACTATTTATCTCCTCACCGTCTGGCTGGGCCCCAAATGGATGAAGACGAGAGAGCCCTTCCAGTTACGCTTCCTGTTGGTCGTTTACAACTTTGGAATGGTTCTGCTCAACTTCTTCATTTTCAAAGAG ttgtTCTTGTCATCAAGAGCTCGAGGGTACAGCTATGTCTGCCAGACTGTGGATTACTCAGATAATGTTTATGAAGTTAGG ATAGCTGCTGCTTTATGGTGGTATTATGTCTCTAAAGGAATTGAATATTTGGATACAGTATTCTTCATCCTGAGGAAGAAATTTAACCAAATTAGTTTCCTTCATGTCTATCACCATTTCACCATGTTCACCTTGTGGTGGATTGGTATTAAGTGGGTTGCAGGTGGACAAG CTTTTTTCGGAGCTCAAATGAATGCATTTATTCATGTCATTATGTACATGTATTATGGATTagcagcttgtggccctaaaTTTCAGAAGTACCTGTGGTGGAAACGATATTTGACCATATTGCAATTG gTGCAGTTCCATGTGACTATTGGCCACACAGCCTTGTCTATTTATATTGATTGTCCTTTCCCTAAATGGATGCACTGGGGTGTCATTTTCTATGCTATCACCTTCATTTTCCTGTTTGGTAACTTCTACTATCGGACATATAAGCTGCCCAAGGAACCTGTAAAGAATGGCAAAATAGCAAATGGTGCTGTTGCAAATGGAGTaagcaaaccagaaaataatGCGGTggtggaaaatggaaaaaagcagaaaaagggaaaagcaaaaggaGAGTAA
- the ELOVL4 gene encoding very long chain fatty acid elongase 4 isoform X1, with protein sequence MGAAAAEPPSAMGLVSSVVNDTLEFYRWTWSIRDKRVDDWPLMQSPFPTLTISTIYLLTVWLGPKWMKTREPFQLRFLLVVYNFGMVLLNFFIFKELFLSSRARGYSYVCQTVDYSDNVYEVRIAAALWWYYVSKGIEYLDTVFFILRKKFNQISFLHVYHHFTMFTLWWIGIKWVAGGQAFFGAQMNAFIHVIMYMYYGLAACGPKFQKYLWWKRYLTILQLVQFHVTIGHTALSIYIDCPFPKWMHWGVIFYAITFIFLFGNFYYRTYKLPKEPVKNGKIANGAVANGVSKPENNAVVENGKKQKKGKAKGE encoded by the exons atgggtgccgccgccgccgagccCCCCAGCGCCATGGGCCTGGTGTCCAGCGTGGTGAACGACACCCTCGAGTTCTACCGCTGGACCTGGAGCATCCGAG ACAAACGTGTTGATGATTGGCCCTTGATGCAGTCTCCATTTCCAACACTGACTATAAGCACTATTTATCTCCTCACCGTCTGGCTGGGCCCCAAATGGATGAAGACGAGAGAGCCCTTCCAGTTACGCTTCCTGTTGGTCGTTTACAACTTTGGAATGGTTCTGCTCAACTTCTTCATTTTCAAAGAG ttgtTCTTGTCATCAAGAGCTCGAGGGTACAGCTATGTCTGCCAGACTGTGGATTACTCAGATAATGTTTATGAAGTTAGG ATAGCTGCTGCTTTATGGTGGTATTATGTCTCTAAAGGAATTGAATATTTGGATACAGTATTCTTCATCCTGAGGAAGAAATTTAACCAAATTAGTTTCCTTCATGTCTATCACCATTTCACCATGTTCACCTTGTGGTGGATTGGTATTAAGTGGGTTGCAGGTGGACAAG CTTTTTTCGGAGCTCAAATGAATGCATTTATTCATGTCATTATGTACATGTATTATGGATTagcagcttgtggccctaaaTTTCAGAAGTACCTGTGGTGGAAACGATATTTGACCATATTGCAATTG gTGCAGTTCCATGTGACTATTGGCCACACAGCCTTGTCTATTTATATTGATTGTCCTTTCCCTAAATGGATGCACTGGGGTGTCATTTTCTATGCTATCACCTTCATTTTCCTGTTTGGTAACTTCTACTATCGGACATATAAGCTGCCCAAGGAACCTGTAAAGAATGGCAAAATAGCAAATGGTGCTGTTGCAAATGGAGTaagcaaaccagaaaataatGCGGTggtggaaaatggaaaaaagcagaaaaagggaaaagcaaaaggaGAGTAA